In one window of Bos mutus isolate GX-2022 chromosome 13, NWIPB_WYAK_1.1, whole genome shotgun sequence DNA:
- the FBH1 gene encoding F-box DNA helicase 1 isoform X3: MAKSNSVGQDSSKDSEDEMIFAAGSPCALPPGGDGEARLHSSGSTLPARKRSRSSDDERNPAPGTSPWDGVSKKTPWHHSSPSCTRPREARPEAEVGVGQLTVQPGEPSQEVEDIGPDPVPDSHYGLLGTLPCQEPPSHICSLPSEVLRHIFAFLPVEDLYWNLSLVCRLWREVISDPLFIPWKKLYHRYLMNEEQAVSKVDGILSSYGIEKESDLCVLNLIRYTATTKCSPSVDPGQALWSLRDHLLLPEAEACVRQHLPDLCAAPAGVNVWALVAAIVLLSSSVSDIQQLLFCLRRPSSTVTVPDVTETLYCIAVLLYAMREKGISISNRIHYNIFYCLYLQENSCAQASGDKEEPSVWPGKKTNIQLTHEQQLILSHKMEPLQVVKIMAFAGTGKTSTLVKYAEKWSQSRFLYVTFNKSIAKQAERVFPSNVICKTFHSMAYGHIGRKYQLKKKLNLFKLTPFMVNSVLTEGKGGFIRAKLVCKTLENFFASADEELTIDHVPIWCKNTQGQRVMVEQSEKLNGVLEASRLWDNMRKLGECREEAYHMTHDGYLKLWQLSKPLLASFDAIFVDEAQDCTPAIMNIVLSQPCGKIFVGDPHQQIYTFRGAVNALFTVPHTHVFYLTQSFRFGVEIAYVGATILDVCKRVRRKTLVGGNHQSGIRGDSKGQVALLSRTNANVFDEAVRVTEGEVPARIHLIGGIKSFGLDRIIDIWTLLQPEEERKKRNLIIKDKFIRRWAHKEGFSGFKRYVTAAEDKELEAKIAVVEKYNIRIPELVARIERCHIEDLDFAEYILGTVHKAKGLEFDTVHVLDDFVKVPCARHNLAQLPHFRVESFSEDEWNLLYVAVTRAKKRLIMTRSLENILTLAGEYFLQAELTSNVLKTGVVRCCVGQCSNAIPVDAALTMRKLPITYSNRKENKGGYLCHSCVEQRIGPLAFLTASPEQVRAMVRTVENVVLPRHEALLFLVF, translated from the exons ATGGCCAAAAGCAATTCTGTGGGCCAGGACAGCTCTAAGGactcagaggatgaaatgatctTTGCGGCAGGGAGCCCCTGTGCCCTGCCTCCAGGGGGAGACGGAGAAGCCAGGCTGCACTCGTCAGGGTCCACTTTGCCTGCAAGAAAGCGATCTCGGTCCTCAGACGATGAGAGGAATCCGGCCCCAGGGACCAGTCCGTGGGATGGGGTGTCTAAGAAGACCCCATGGCATCACTCGTCCCCATCATGCACACGGCCCAGGGAAGCCAGGCCAGAAGCAGAGGTTGGGGTGGGGCAGCTCACCGTGCAGCCTGGAGAACCCAGCCAGGAGGTGGAGGACATTGGTCCAGACCCTGTTCCTGACTCTCACTACGGGCTCCTTGGGACCTTGCCCTGCCAGGAGCCCCCAAGCCACATCTGCAGCCTGCCCAGCGAGGTCCTGAGGCACATCTTTGCTTTCCTGCCCGTGGAAGACCTCTATTGGAACCTGAGCTTGGTGTGCCGCCTCTGGAGGGAGGTCATCAGTGATCCGCTG TTCATTCCTTGGAAAAAGCTGTACCACCGATACCTGATGAATGAAGAGCAAGCCGTCAGCAAGGTGGATGGCATCCTGTCGAGCTACGGCATAGAGAAGGAGTCGGACCTGTGTGTGCTGAACCTCATCCG CTACACAGCCACCACGAAGTGCTCCCCGAGTGTGGACCCTGGACAGGCGTTGTGGAGTCTGAGGGATCACCTCCTCCTCCCCGAGGCAGAGGCCTGCGTGCGCCAACACCTCCCTGACCTCTGTGCTGCCCCTGCC gGCGTCAATGTTTGGGCCTTGGTGGCGGCCATCGTCCTCCTGTCAAGCAGCGTCAGCGACATCCAGCAGCTGCTCTTCTGCCTGCGGCGACCCAGCTCCACTGTGACCGTGCCGGACGTCACCGAGACCCTGTACTGCATCGCCGTGTTGCTCTATGCCATGCGGGAGAAGGGGATCAGCATCAGCAACCG GATTCACTACAACATTTTCTATTGCCTGTATCTTCAGGAGAATTCCTGTGCTCAGGCCTCAGGAGACAAAGAGGAACCGTCGGTCTGGCCGGG aaagaaaacaaacatccaGCTGACACATGAACAACAGCTGATCCTAAGCCATAAGATGGAGCCTCTCCAGGTGGtgaaaataatggcatttgcag GCACCGGGAAGACCTCCACGCTGGTCAAGTATGCTGAGAAGTGGTCTCAGAGCAGGTTTCTATACGTGACCTTCAACAAGAGTATTGCCAAGCAGGCAGAGCGCGTTTTCCCCAGCAACGTCATCTGCAAGACCTTCCACTCCATGGCCTATGGTCACATCGGGCGCAA GTACCAGTTGAAGAAGAAGCTGAATCTCTTCAAGTTAACACCCTTCATGGTCAACTCCGTCCTCACTGAAGGGAAGGGTGGCTTCATCAGGGCCAAGCTCGTGTGCAAGACTCTGGAAAACTTCTTCGCCTCGGCTGACGAGGAGCTGACAATCGACCATGTGCCCATCTGGTGCAAAAACACCCAGGGGCAACGAGTCATGGTGGAACAGAGCGAAAAGCTG AACGGAGTCCTTGAAGCGAGCCGGCTTTGGGACAACATGCGAAAGTTGGGCGAGTGCAGGGAGGAGGCTTACCATATGACGCACGATG GCTACTTGAAACTCTGGCAGCTCAGCAAGCCCCTGCTGGCCTCTTTTGATGCCATCTTTGTGGACGAGGCCCAGGACTGCACCCCAG CCATCATGAACATCGTTCTGTCTCAGCCCTGTGGGAAGATCTTCGTGGGAGACCCCCACCAGCAGATCTACACCTTCCGCGGCGCCGTGAATGCTCTGTTCACGGTCCCTCACACACACGTCTTCTATCTCACACAG AGTTTCCGGTTCGGTGTAGAGATAGCCTACGTAGGAGCTACCATCTTGGATGTCTGCAAGCGAGTGAGAAGGAAGACATTGGTTGGAGGCAACCATCAGA GTGGCATCCGGGGTGACTCAAAGGGGCAGGTGGCTCTTCTGTCCCGCACCAACGCCAATGTGTTTGACGAGGCTGTCCGGGTCACAGAGGGAGAGGTGCCTGCCCGGATTCACTTGATTGGG GGGATTAAATCGTTTGGATTGGACAGAATCATTGATATTTGGACACTTCTCCAGCCAGAGGAAGAACGGAAGAAAC GAAACCTCATCATTAAGGACAAGTTCATCAGGAGGTGGGCGCACAAAGAAGGTTTCAGTGGCTTCAAGCGGTACGTGACCGCAGCTGAGGACAAGGAGCTGGAAGCCAAGATTGCGGTCGTGGAGAAGTACAACATCCGCATTCCAGAGCTGGTGGCGAGGATAGAGCGGTGCCACATAGAGGACTTGGACTTTGCAG AGTACATCTTGGGCACCGTGCACAAGGCCAAGGGCCTGGAGTTTGACACCGTGCACGTCCTGGACGATTTTGTGAAAGTGCCCTGTGCCAGGCACAACCTCGCACAGCTGCCCCACTTCAGAGTCG agtCGTTTTCTGAGGATGAGTGGAATTTACTGTATGTAGCAGTAACTCGTGCCAAAAAGCGGCTCATCATGACCAGATCTCTGGAGAACATTTTGACTTTGGCTGGG GAATACTTCTTGCAGGCGGAGCTGACGAGTAACGTGCTGAAGACAGGCGTGGTGCGCTGCTGCGTGGGCCAGTGCAGCAACGCCATCCCTGTGGACGCCGCGCTCACCATGCGCAAGCTGCCCATCACTTAC AGCAACAGGAAGGAGAACAAGGGTGGGTACCTGTGCCACTCATGTGTGGAGCAGCGCATCGGGCCGCTGGCCTTCCTGACCGCCTCCCCCGAGCAGGTGCGCGCCATGGTCCGCACGGTGGAGAATGTCGTACTGCCCCGGCATGAGGCCCTGCTCTTCCTTGTCTTCTGA
- the FBH1 gene encoding F-box DNA helicase 1 isoform X1: MRRFKRKHLTAIECQHLARSHLAASQSFQRWTSRDPNHGLYPRPRTKRGARGRGCLRYSLDFFLAGQQQCTNDMAKSNSVGQDSSKDSEDEMIFAAGSPCALPPGGDGEARLHSSGSTLPARKRSRSSDDERNPAPGTSPWDGVSKKTPWHHSSPSCTRPREARPEAEVGVGQLTVQPGEPSQEVEDIGPDPVPDSHYGLLGTLPCQEPPSHICSLPSEVLRHIFAFLPVEDLYWNLSLVCRLWREVISDPLFIPWKKLYHRYLMNEEQAVSKVDGILSSYGIEKESDLCVLNLIRYTATTKCSPSVDPGQALWSLRDHLLLPEAEACVRQHLPDLCAAPAGVNVWALVAAIVLLSSSVSDIQQLLFCLRRPSSTVTVPDVTETLYCIAVLLYAMREKGISISNRIHYNIFYCLYLQENSCAQASGDKEEPSVWPGKKTNIQLTHEQQLILSHKMEPLQVVKIMAFAGTGKTSTLVKYAEKWSQSRFLYVTFNKSIAKQAERVFPSNVICKTFHSMAYGHIGRKYQLKKKLNLFKLTPFMVNSVLTEGKGGFIRAKLVCKTLENFFASADEELTIDHVPIWCKNTQGQRVMVEQSEKLNGVLEASRLWDNMRKLGECREEAYHMTHDGYLKLWQLSKPLLASFDAIFVDEAQDCTPAIMNIVLSQPCGKIFVGDPHQQIYTFRGAVNALFTVPHTHVFYLTQSFRFGVEIAYVGATILDVCKRVRRKTLVGGNHQSGIRGDSKGQVALLSRTNANVFDEAVRVTEGEVPARIHLIGGIKSFGLDRIIDIWTLLQPEEERKKRNLIIKDKFIRRWAHKEGFSGFKRYVTAAEDKELEAKIAVVEKYNIRIPELVARIERCHIEDLDFAEYILGTVHKAKGLEFDTVHVLDDFVKVPCARHNLAQLPHFRVESFSEDEWNLLYVAVTRAKKRLIMTRSLENILTLAGEYFLQAELTSNVLKTGVVRCCVGQCSNAIPVDAALTMRKLPITYSNRKENKGGYLCHSCVEQRIGPLAFLTASPEQVRAMVRTVENVVLPRHEALLFLVF; the protein is encoded by the exons TGAGACGGTTTAAGCGGAAGCATCTTACAGCCATTGAGTGCCAACATCTCGCTCGGAGTCACTTGGCTGCGTCCCAGTCCTTTCAAAGATGGACAAGCAGAGACCCGAACCACGGTCTCTATCCTAGACCCAGAACCAAAAGAGGGGCCAGGG GTCGAGGATGCCTGAGATACAGCCTTGACTTCTTCCTTGCTGGCCAGCAGCAGTGCACCAATGACATGGCCAAAAGCAATTCTGTGGGCCAGGACAGCTCTAAGGactcagaggatgaaatgatctTTGCGGCAGGGAGCCCCTGTGCCCTGCCTCCAGGGGGAGACGGAGAAGCCAGGCTGCACTCGTCAGGGTCCACTTTGCCTGCAAGAAAGCGATCTCGGTCCTCAGACGATGAGAGGAATCCGGCCCCAGGGACCAGTCCGTGGGATGGGGTGTCTAAGAAGACCCCATGGCATCACTCGTCCCCATCATGCACACGGCCCAGGGAAGCCAGGCCAGAAGCAGAGGTTGGGGTGGGGCAGCTCACCGTGCAGCCTGGAGAACCCAGCCAGGAGGTGGAGGACATTGGTCCAGACCCTGTTCCTGACTCTCACTACGGGCTCCTTGGGACCTTGCCCTGCCAGGAGCCCCCAAGCCACATCTGCAGCCTGCCCAGCGAGGTCCTGAGGCACATCTTTGCTTTCCTGCCCGTGGAAGACCTCTATTGGAACCTGAGCTTGGTGTGCCGCCTCTGGAGGGAGGTCATCAGTGATCCGCTG TTCATTCCTTGGAAAAAGCTGTACCACCGATACCTGATGAATGAAGAGCAAGCCGTCAGCAAGGTGGATGGCATCCTGTCGAGCTACGGCATAGAGAAGGAGTCGGACCTGTGTGTGCTGAACCTCATCCG CTACACAGCCACCACGAAGTGCTCCCCGAGTGTGGACCCTGGACAGGCGTTGTGGAGTCTGAGGGATCACCTCCTCCTCCCCGAGGCAGAGGCCTGCGTGCGCCAACACCTCCCTGACCTCTGTGCTGCCCCTGCC gGCGTCAATGTTTGGGCCTTGGTGGCGGCCATCGTCCTCCTGTCAAGCAGCGTCAGCGACATCCAGCAGCTGCTCTTCTGCCTGCGGCGACCCAGCTCCACTGTGACCGTGCCGGACGTCACCGAGACCCTGTACTGCATCGCCGTGTTGCTCTATGCCATGCGGGAGAAGGGGATCAGCATCAGCAACCG GATTCACTACAACATTTTCTATTGCCTGTATCTTCAGGAGAATTCCTGTGCTCAGGCCTCAGGAGACAAAGAGGAACCGTCGGTCTGGCCGGG aaagaaaacaaacatccaGCTGACACATGAACAACAGCTGATCCTAAGCCATAAGATGGAGCCTCTCCAGGTGGtgaaaataatggcatttgcag GCACCGGGAAGACCTCCACGCTGGTCAAGTATGCTGAGAAGTGGTCTCAGAGCAGGTTTCTATACGTGACCTTCAACAAGAGTATTGCCAAGCAGGCAGAGCGCGTTTTCCCCAGCAACGTCATCTGCAAGACCTTCCACTCCATGGCCTATGGTCACATCGGGCGCAA GTACCAGTTGAAGAAGAAGCTGAATCTCTTCAAGTTAACACCCTTCATGGTCAACTCCGTCCTCACTGAAGGGAAGGGTGGCTTCATCAGGGCCAAGCTCGTGTGCAAGACTCTGGAAAACTTCTTCGCCTCGGCTGACGAGGAGCTGACAATCGACCATGTGCCCATCTGGTGCAAAAACACCCAGGGGCAACGAGTCATGGTGGAACAGAGCGAAAAGCTG AACGGAGTCCTTGAAGCGAGCCGGCTTTGGGACAACATGCGAAAGTTGGGCGAGTGCAGGGAGGAGGCTTACCATATGACGCACGATG GCTACTTGAAACTCTGGCAGCTCAGCAAGCCCCTGCTGGCCTCTTTTGATGCCATCTTTGTGGACGAGGCCCAGGACTGCACCCCAG CCATCATGAACATCGTTCTGTCTCAGCCCTGTGGGAAGATCTTCGTGGGAGACCCCCACCAGCAGATCTACACCTTCCGCGGCGCCGTGAATGCTCTGTTCACGGTCCCTCACACACACGTCTTCTATCTCACACAG AGTTTCCGGTTCGGTGTAGAGATAGCCTACGTAGGAGCTACCATCTTGGATGTCTGCAAGCGAGTGAGAAGGAAGACATTGGTTGGAGGCAACCATCAGA GTGGCATCCGGGGTGACTCAAAGGGGCAGGTGGCTCTTCTGTCCCGCACCAACGCCAATGTGTTTGACGAGGCTGTCCGGGTCACAGAGGGAGAGGTGCCTGCCCGGATTCACTTGATTGGG GGGATTAAATCGTTTGGATTGGACAGAATCATTGATATTTGGACACTTCTCCAGCCAGAGGAAGAACGGAAGAAAC GAAACCTCATCATTAAGGACAAGTTCATCAGGAGGTGGGCGCACAAAGAAGGTTTCAGTGGCTTCAAGCGGTACGTGACCGCAGCTGAGGACAAGGAGCTGGAAGCCAAGATTGCGGTCGTGGAGAAGTACAACATCCGCATTCCAGAGCTGGTGGCGAGGATAGAGCGGTGCCACATAGAGGACTTGGACTTTGCAG AGTACATCTTGGGCACCGTGCACAAGGCCAAGGGCCTGGAGTTTGACACCGTGCACGTCCTGGACGATTTTGTGAAAGTGCCCTGTGCCAGGCACAACCTCGCACAGCTGCCCCACTTCAGAGTCG agtCGTTTTCTGAGGATGAGTGGAATTTACTGTATGTAGCAGTAACTCGTGCCAAAAAGCGGCTCATCATGACCAGATCTCTGGAGAACATTTTGACTTTGGCTGGG GAATACTTCTTGCAGGCGGAGCTGACGAGTAACGTGCTGAAGACAGGCGTGGTGCGCTGCTGCGTGGGCCAGTGCAGCAACGCCATCCCTGTGGACGCCGCGCTCACCATGCGCAAGCTGCCCATCACTTAC AGCAACAGGAAGGAGAACAAGGGTGGGTACCTGTGCCACTCATGTGTGGAGCAGCGCATCGGGCCGCTGGCCTTCCTGACCGCCTCCCCCGAGCAGGTGCGCGCCATGGTCCGCACGGTGGAGAATGTCGTACTGCCCCGGCATGAGGCCCTGCTCTTCCTTGTCTTCTGA
- the FBH1 gene encoding F-box DNA helicase 1 isoform X2, translating to MRRFKRKHLTAIECQHLARSHLAASQSFQRWTSRDPNHGLYPRPRTKRGARGRGCLRYSLDFFLAGQQQCTNDMAKSNSVGQDSSKDSEDEMIFAAGSPCALPPGGDGEARLHSSGSTLPARKRSRSSDDERNPAPGTSPWDGVSKKTPWHHSSPSCTRPREARPEAEVGVGQLTVQPGEPSQEVEDIGPDPVPDSHYGLLGTLPCQEPPSHICSLPSEVLRHIFAFLPVEDLYWNLSLVCRLWREVISDPLFIPWKKLYHRYLMNEEQAVSKVDGILSSYGIEKESDLCVLNLIRYTATTKCSPSVDPGQALWSLRDHLLLPEAEACVRQHLPDLCAAPAGVNVWALVAAIVLLSSSVSDIQQLLFCLRRPSSTVTVPDVTETLYCIAVLLYAMREKGISISNRIHYNIFYCLYLQENSCAQASGDKEEPSVWPGKKTNIQLTHEQQLILSHKMEPLQVVKIMAFAGTGKTSTLVKYAEKWSQSRFLYVTFNKSIAKQAERVFPSNVICKTFHSMAYGHIGRKYQLKKKLNLFKLTPFMVNSVLTEGKGGFIRAKLVCKTLENFFASADEELTIDHVPIWCKNTQGQRVMVEQSEKLNGVLEASRLWDNMRKLGECREEAYHMTHDGYLKLWQLSKPLLASFDAIFVDEAQDCTPAIMNIVLSQPCGKIFVGDPHQQIYTFRGAVNALFTVPHTHVFYLTQSFRFGVEIAYVGATILDVCKRVRRKTLVGGNHQSGIRGDSKGQVALLSRTNANVFDEAVRVTEGEVPARIHLIGGIKSFGLDRIIDIWTLLQPEEERKKRNLIIKDKFIRRWAHKEGFSGFKRYVTAAEDKELEAKIAVVEKYNIRIPELVARIERCHIEDLDFAEYILGTVHKAKGLEFDTVHVLDDFVKVPCARHNLAQLPHFRVESFSEDEWNLLYVAVTRAKKRLIMTRSLENILTLAGEYFLQAELTSNVLKTGVVRCCVGQCSNAIPVDAALTMRKLPITYEGEQGWVPVPLMCGAAHRAAGLPDRLPRAGARHGPHGGECRTAPA from the exons TGAGACGGTTTAAGCGGAAGCATCTTACAGCCATTGAGTGCCAACATCTCGCTCGGAGTCACTTGGCTGCGTCCCAGTCCTTTCAAAGATGGACAAGCAGAGACCCGAACCACGGTCTCTATCCTAGACCCAGAACCAAAAGAGGGGCCAGGG GTCGAGGATGCCTGAGATACAGCCTTGACTTCTTCCTTGCTGGCCAGCAGCAGTGCACCAATGACATGGCCAAAAGCAATTCTGTGGGCCAGGACAGCTCTAAGGactcagaggatgaaatgatctTTGCGGCAGGGAGCCCCTGTGCCCTGCCTCCAGGGGGAGACGGAGAAGCCAGGCTGCACTCGTCAGGGTCCACTTTGCCTGCAAGAAAGCGATCTCGGTCCTCAGACGATGAGAGGAATCCGGCCCCAGGGACCAGTCCGTGGGATGGGGTGTCTAAGAAGACCCCATGGCATCACTCGTCCCCATCATGCACACGGCCCAGGGAAGCCAGGCCAGAAGCAGAGGTTGGGGTGGGGCAGCTCACCGTGCAGCCTGGAGAACCCAGCCAGGAGGTGGAGGACATTGGTCCAGACCCTGTTCCTGACTCTCACTACGGGCTCCTTGGGACCTTGCCCTGCCAGGAGCCCCCAAGCCACATCTGCAGCCTGCCCAGCGAGGTCCTGAGGCACATCTTTGCTTTCCTGCCCGTGGAAGACCTCTATTGGAACCTGAGCTTGGTGTGCCGCCTCTGGAGGGAGGTCATCAGTGATCCGCTG TTCATTCCTTGGAAAAAGCTGTACCACCGATACCTGATGAATGAAGAGCAAGCCGTCAGCAAGGTGGATGGCATCCTGTCGAGCTACGGCATAGAGAAGGAGTCGGACCTGTGTGTGCTGAACCTCATCCG CTACACAGCCACCACGAAGTGCTCCCCGAGTGTGGACCCTGGACAGGCGTTGTGGAGTCTGAGGGATCACCTCCTCCTCCCCGAGGCAGAGGCCTGCGTGCGCCAACACCTCCCTGACCTCTGTGCTGCCCCTGCC gGCGTCAATGTTTGGGCCTTGGTGGCGGCCATCGTCCTCCTGTCAAGCAGCGTCAGCGACATCCAGCAGCTGCTCTTCTGCCTGCGGCGACCCAGCTCCACTGTGACCGTGCCGGACGTCACCGAGACCCTGTACTGCATCGCCGTGTTGCTCTATGCCATGCGGGAGAAGGGGATCAGCATCAGCAACCG GATTCACTACAACATTTTCTATTGCCTGTATCTTCAGGAGAATTCCTGTGCTCAGGCCTCAGGAGACAAAGAGGAACCGTCGGTCTGGCCGGG aaagaaaacaaacatccaGCTGACACATGAACAACAGCTGATCCTAAGCCATAAGATGGAGCCTCTCCAGGTGGtgaaaataatggcatttgcag GCACCGGGAAGACCTCCACGCTGGTCAAGTATGCTGAGAAGTGGTCTCAGAGCAGGTTTCTATACGTGACCTTCAACAAGAGTATTGCCAAGCAGGCAGAGCGCGTTTTCCCCAGCAACGTCATCTGCAAGACCTTCCACTCCATGGCCTATGGTCACATCGGGCGCAA GTACCAGTTGAAGAAGAAGCTGAATCTCTTCAAGTTAACACCCTTCATGGTCAACTCCGTCCTCACTGAAGGGAAGGGTGGCTTCATCAGGGCCAAGCTCGTGTGCAAGACTCTGGAAAACTTCTTCGCCTCGGCTGACGAGGAGCTGACAATCGACCATGTGCCCATCTGGTGCAAAAACACCCAGGGGCAACGAGTCATGGTGGAACAGAGCGAAAAGCTG AACGGAGTCCTTGAAGCGAGCCGGCTTTGGGACAACATGCGAAAGTTGGGCGAGTGCAGGGAGGAGGCTTACCATATGACGCACGATG GCTACTTGAAACTCTGGCAGCTCAGCAAGCCCCTGCTGGCCTCTTTTGATGCCATCTTTGTGGACGAGGCCCAGGACTGCACCCCAG CCATCATGAACATCGTTCTGTCTCAGCCCTGTGGGAAGATCTTCGTGGGAGACCCCCACCAGCAGATCTACACCTTCCGCGGCGCCGTGAATGCTCTGTTCACGGTCCCTCACACACACGTCTTCTATCTCACACAG AGTTTCCGGTTCGGTGTAGAGATAGCCTACGTAGGAGCTACCATCTTGGATGTCTGCAAGCGAGTGAGAAGGAAGACATTGGTTGGAGGCAACCATCAGA GTGGCATCCGGGGTGACTCAAAGGGGCAGGTGGCTCTTCTGTCCCGCACCAACGCCAATGTGTTTGACGAGGCTGTCCGGGTCACAGAGGGAGAGGTGCCTGCCCGGATTCACTTGATTGGG GGGATTAAATCGTTTGGATTGGACAGAATCATTGATATTTGGACACTTCTCCAGCCAGAGGAAGAACGGAAGAAAC GAAACCTCATCATTAAGGACAAGTTCATCAGGAGGTGGGCGCACAAAGAAGGTTTCAGTGGCTTCAAGCGGTACGTGACCGCAGCTGAGGACAAGGAGCTGGAAGCCAAGATTGCGGTCGTGGAGAAGTACAACATCCGCATTCCAGAGCTGGTGGCGAGGATAGAGCGGTGCCACATAGAGGACTTGGACTTTGCAG AGTACATCTTGGGCACCGTGCACAAGGCCAAGGGCCTGGAGTTTGACACCGTGCACGTCCTGGACGATTTTGTGAAAGTGCCCTGTGCCAGGCACAACCTCGCACAGCTGCCCCACTTCAGAGTCG agtCGTTTTCTGAGGATGAGTGGAATTTACTGTATGTAGCAGTAACTCGTGCCAAAAAGCGGCTCATCATGACCAGATCTCTGGAGAACATTTTGACTTTGGCTGGG GAATACTTCTTGCAGGCGGAGCTGACGAGTAACGTGCTGAAGACAGGCGTGGTGCGCTGCTGCGTGGGCCAGTGCAGCAACGCCATCCCTGTGGACGCCGCGCTCACCATGCGCAAGCTGCCCATCACTTAC GAAGGAGAACAAGGGTGGGTACCTGTGCCACTCATGTGTGGAGCAGCGCATCGGGCCGCTGGCCTTCCTGACCGCCTCCCCCGAGCAGGTGCGCGCCATGGTCCGCACGGTGGAGAATGTCGTACTGCCCCGGCATGA